GCCATTATGTCCAACATTTCCACTTCAAAAAAGCCAAGCAGAATAACTAGATATCATCTAAAACTCTAGGAGCCCACCTCCCTGACTGACAGGTTTACctaaagggaaggaaaaaagtaaaaaatattgGCTTGTAAAATGTCTTCACTGTGGTAAAGTCTGACCTGTCCCAGGAGTGGTTGTAAAGTTATGTGGCTTCCTGTTGCAGAAATATGAATTCCCCCACACATAATAAAGATTAAAATATGATATCCGCAGCATCCTATTACACAATAAATAGAGAACAAATGAGAGGAAAGGCTAGCTTTTAAATATCAGAATGTGGTGTTTCTGCCTGTGCTGTCTGTGGTTAATGACAGTTACACTGAGGTATACAAACTAAGAATGTGCATTCAGATTGTCAACTGAAGATTCCCTTTCTTGCTGCTTTCTCCTGaccaaagctttttttttttctctcaagttCAAGGAATACTTACAAGAAAAAGGAGGGCTTCAGACAATTTGAAAACTATTTCTCCAATGTTAACAAAAAGTATCAGTTGTGCTAAATCAGTGCCGGAAGTATCGGTGTGACCATTTTCAAACAGTAAACCTACAGATGCAAAAAATGAGAATGTTAAAAACCAACCTCCTACTCCTTTCTTCTCAATCTCAAGCCCTATCTTTAAGATAAACATACTATGAAACTTATCAACTTCAAAATATGCTGCTGAACCTCCTAACACATTCTCCAACCTGTCAAGTAGCATGCAGCTATAGCGTCATAGCTGAAACATTAGATGAAAACTCACTTCAAAATACAACAATCGCTCTGCATCAGCCTCTCGCGCTTTAACTTTCCAACAAAGGTAGATGTGGGTAGCAAACAAACTTGCAAAACCAAAGTGCAGgcaagcaaaacatttcaaactagAAATATTGATTTCCATTTTCTCCAATCCTCTTAAAGTTCCTTGTGATCAGCTATGAGGTTAAATGTGAAACCAGATATAACACAGAGAATTAAAAGAACTATATGGCATCTCACTTATGGCAAATATTcatgaaatgtgtgaaaactTCATCTGTTGCCATTCTATAGGTTTGGGTATTAGGTGAATTTCCACACTTGCATTTGCAGTGTTTGAGCGATTACTAAACTGTGCTGTAACCCAAGGCAAttcttgttgttttgcatgTATACTAAATTTGGAAAAGTATAGAAAAACATCACTGTGAGCGGTTGATGAGTTATGAAAAGAATGCTGGTTTCATTTCCAGAATCCATCACCGCAGGTCGACAGCAGTGGAGTTTGTTGGTCTTTAGCCAGGTATAAGCAGAGCCTCGGCTTTGTCTAGGGGCAACATGGATTCTGGATGGCAGGGTCCCGGCCGGAGAGCGGGCAATACCCCCAGGCGGGAGTCCAGATTTGGCGCTGCACCCCCAAGGAGGCTGGAAGTCAGCCATGGTGCATGCAGCTGATGGTTACCGATGGGTCCGTGAGCAAACAGCGTTGAGGAGGTGTTCCTGGGCCCACACTGAAGTGGGGGGAGAGAAGCAAGACAACCAGGGCAGAAGAGCGAGGCAGCAGACCATGTCTGGGGAGATTCCAGCTCAGATTTCAGTTCGGGGTGTATGTGACCTAGTGAGGCGAGGAGGGAGCCCCAGAGACATAGAATGGATGTCTGGGAGGACGCTGATGGGGGGCTGGGCTGGTGGTGTTGGTTGTTTACAAGTGCACTGGTCTGGCGATTTAGACTCTTGTTGCCCTGGACGCAGCAGGGGAGGCGGTAGGCAGAATCAGGGGTGTCAGGTTGTAGGCTGGGGGTCTGGACAGGGACCTGGCTGActtcagctggaggaggaacCAGGAGCTGGCTGCTCCTGGGAAGACTGAGCTGGTGCAGCACGGCGCTGGTGGCAATAAGGCCGGCCACACTGGTCAGATAGACCAGGCCAAGCATACAGGACACCTGAGGGAGTGAAATTAACAAACTATAGTCAAACTGAATCCGTTAAACATTCTGAATATTCTAATACAGCATGCActgttatttaattattttctttgttcaaATCACTTGGAGTTAACCCTTCTCTTGTTCAGttttgtggtaaaaaaaaaaaaaagtaaagagagagcagagaaaaaggTTCTACAGCTATTCCACAAAAACAATGAGGACAGCCTCAGAACCCATCCCCAGCAAATAAATGCCCTTTCAATTCCCTTTTTCACCTTGGTGAAGTGCTGGTAGATGGCTGTGAGGGCTTGTCTCCATGCTGACTGctccagcagcacacagagGTCAGTGTAAGTGAACCAGCCACGTTTCATCCCCTGCCGCTCCGCTATGCTGGGGACCAGATGCCAAGAGTCAATAATACTCATTTTACACAGACAGGTTAGGTCAATACTGACTGCTGAAGGTGTAAGCAGATGGCACCAACCTGGTTTCCAGTTGACTTAATATGTCAAAGAAGTCACTAGGCTCAGTGAAGAGGCTCCACTCCTGGAAGACATGGTACAATGGTTAGGCAagggacacagacagacagacagacagacagacagacagacagacagacagacagacagacagacacacacacacacaggtgcacttACAATGGCATTCAAGAAATTCATCTCCAGGGTATTCACAGTTTGCACATCCAGCTTCCCAGCTGCCCCCCATTCATCGTTGAAAACCTCCTCGTCCTCTCCTTCATCATATAGGTACTTGCTGGCAACCATCTGAGACACAGTGAGAAATGAATGCATGTCATAACACATGAGCATAAGTATAGCTCCAATGAGGAATGAACTCCATGCAGAATGAGCAGTTCACATGCCAGAAATAATGTTGTGATCCATATAGAATGACCTCTGAACCAAAACCACATACCATGGAGATCAGGAACAGGTCAGAGGAAGAAATCTTTTGCAGGTATTCAGGGTTTCTGTGTCGGAGCCTTTCTATGTAAACTAGAGCCAGCATCATGGCACACGGAGAAATGCATGCCTCCCTGAAACAAAAAggcagttttgttttaaatgattagACAATGCTACCCACTAGTAGTGGAAAAAGACACAATCAGTAAGTattgcaaatcttttttttatttttaaattaatgaataaatttaGAGCAAAGATGTTgatatcatatgaaactagatgacctAAGGAATCCTTTGGTACCAAGTATGTCATGATTGTCAGCAAGGATACTAAATActgctccaaagttaggctaaattttggcaaaGGGAAACTGGCAATTTCAAAGGTGTCCCttcacctctgacctcaagatatctggaTGAAAATGGTTCCTATGGCTACCCATGGGTCTCCCCTTTCCAGatatgcccaccttatgctaatcccatgcggTTTGTAGCACAtaccatgcaggtttttgcatacagtacaaatgtgttattttggcatACTGTAAAacggtgtatttgtgcagactgggagTTGCATAATTTGGGTTTGACTGAAAAGCTGAGACTCTTagggattcaatgagccacattttattcatgtgcgATAATGTTACCTcccatagtagccatttcatgGTAGAGAGAGCATTTTTTTGGAAGCTGACATCATTGTACAAAATTTCCTATTACGACCTCTAGGATAATAACAGCTTCTTGAAATTTTACAACAACTAACTAGAGTATAATTCACAATAAACTGTGATATCAAATTGCAATACTATCCAAGTATGATGGTAGTATCGGGAGATGAGAATACCATACCAGGTCTACTACACACTGTGTAAAGTGTCAAATGTCTAGACTGAGTGCACACTC
The DNA window shown above is from Myripristis murdjan chromosome 2, fMyrMur1.1, whole genome shotgun sequence and carries:
- the cnppd1 gene encoding protein CNPPD1 → MDFDALFNERTFQLSDFQEFTFLPGHQKLSERVRKRLYYGLDQDVSLDALSCPVTDIAVEILQKSAPSPIRKLQKKYAAHVAREACISPCAMMLALVYIERLRHRNPEYLQKISSSDLFLISMMVASKYLYDEGEDEEVFNDEWGAAGKLDVQTVNTLEMNFLNAIEWSLFTEPSDFFDILSQLETSIAERQGMKRGWFTYTDLCVLLEQSAWRQALTAIYQHFTKVSCMLGLVYLTSVAGLIATSAVLHQLSLPRSSQLLVPPPAEVSQVPVQTPSLQPDTPDSAYRLPCCVQGNKSLNRQTSALVNNQHHQPSPPSASSQTSILCLWGSLLASLGHIHPELKSELESPQTWSAASLFCPGCLASLPPLQCGPRNTSSTLFAHGPIGNHQLHAPWLTSSLLGGAAPNLDSRLGVLPALRPGPCHPESMLPLDKAEALLIPG